Proteins encoded by one window of Bryobacteraceae bacterium:
- a CDS encoding BNR-4 repeat-containing protein has translation MRTLLTLAVCLPALAADPKVTLNEIADGYRGIWYFNQPSGDQYVYKYSGGFATYPQQQSPIAIYAPEVNKTFFVYGGARGNPSEGAKPELVHMVSYYDHATGMVPRPTLLLDKGTGDAHDNPLLSIDDAGHLWVFSNAHGTSRPSFVHRSRKPWDIRDFELVTTTNFSYGHVWHQPGKGFLFLHTLYENKGRSLYVASSKDGREWTKPNLMARVDLGHYQVTARAGERVASAFNMHPDPIGLNARTNLYYVETPDWGRSWKNAQGDPVSFPLREAANAALVHDYKSEGLLVYLKEVAFDTDGHPVILYLTSKGYEAGPKNGARQWRTARWTGAEWQIRPFTTSDHNYDFGGLWIDKDGAWRVFAPTEPGPQPNTTGGDMVLWLSRDRGATWKKVRQLTHAKTWNHTFAKKPVNAHPDFYAIWADGDTLKPSNSRIYFTDKEGGAVWQLPERMVGEFAKPIRVK, from the coding sequence ATGCGAACACTCCTCACGCTCGCCGTGTGTCTGCCCGCGCTCGCCGCGGACCCCAAGGTCACGCTCAACGAAATCGCCGACGGCTATCGCGGTATCTGGTACTTCAATCAGCCCTCCGGGGACCAGTACGTCTACAAATACAGCGGCGGCTTCGCCACCTACCCGCAGCAGCAATCCCCCATCGCCATCTACGCGCCGGAAGTGAACAAGACGTTCTTCGTCTACGGCGGCGCGCGCGGCAATCCCTCCGAAGGCGCGAAACCCGAACTCGTTCACATGGTCTCCTACTATGACCACGCCACCGGCATGGTCCCGCGGCCCACACTTCTGCTCGACAAGGGCACCGGCGACGCCCACGACAATCCGCTGCTCTCGATCGACGACGCAGGCCACCTCTGGGTGTTCTCGAACGCCCACGGAACTTCCCGCCCGTCGTTCGTCCACCGCAGCCGCAAACCGTGGGACATTCGCGATTTCGAACTCGTCACCACCACCAACTTCTCCTACGGCCACGTCTGGCACCAGCCCGGCAAGGGCTTTCTCTTCCTTCACACCCTGTACGAGAACAAAGGCCGCAGCCTCTACGTCGCATCGAGCAAAGACGGCCGCGAGTGGACCAAGCCCAACCTGATGGCGCGCGTCGACCTCGGCCACTACCAGGTAACGGCGCGCGCGGGCGAGCGCGTCGCCTCCGCGTTCAACATGCACCCGGACCCCATCGGTTTGAACGCGCGCACCAATCTCTACTACGTCGAAACTCCCGATTGGGGCCGCTCCTGGAAGAACGCCCAGGGCGACCCCGTGTCGTTCCCGCTGCGCGAAGCCGCCAACGCCGCTCTCGTTCACGACTACAAATCCGAAGGCCTGCTCGTCTACCTGAAGGAGGTCGCGTTCGATACCGACGGGCATCCAGTGATTCTGTACCTCACATCGAAGGGCTACGAGGCCGGCCCGAAGAACGGCGCGCGCCAGTGGCGCACCGCCCGTTGGACCGGCGCCGAATGGCAGATCCGCCCGTTCACCACCAGCGACCACAACTACGACTTCGGCGGCCTGTGGATCGACAAGGACGGCGCGTGGCGCGTGTTCGCGCCTACCGAACCCGGCCCGCAGCCCAACACCACCGGCGGCGACATGGTCCTCTGGCTCTCGCGCGATCGCGGCGCGACCTGGAAGAAGGTCCGCCAACTCACCCACGCCAAGACCTGGAACCACACCTTCGCCAAGAAGCCCGTCAACGCTCACCCTGATTTCTACGCCATCTGGGCCGACGGCGACACCCTCAAGCCCTCGAACTCGCGAATCTACT